From the Patescibacteria group bacterium genome, the window TTTATTGTTTAGTGTTCTTTTAATCACCGGCTGTGTTGATGCCAATCTTCCTCAAAGCCAAGCTCCAGTCGATCAGAAAACAATAGCCCCTATTGAGCAAACGGTAGTAACTCCTGAAAAGACTGAAGTAGAGAAGAATGTCGAGAGTCCAAAAGTCGAAACAAAAAAAGAAACTCCAGCCGAGGTCCCGCTTTCAAATGATAATACTTA encodes:
- a CDS encoding DUF3761 domain-containing protein; the encoded protein is MKLRYLGLLFSVLLITGCVDANLPQSQAPVDQKTIAPIEQTVVTPEKTEVEKNVESPKVETKKETPAEVPLSNDNTYINSAGNEVHSPAYAPSIPAGASAQCNDGTYSFSQSRRGTCSHHGGVAEWY